A region of the Cannabis sativa cultivar Pink pepper isolate KNU-18-1 chromosome 3, ASM2916894v1, whole genome shotgun sequence genome:
GGATGGTTTGGGTGGGGCGATTGTGGGATGGTTTGGGTGGGGCTGCAAAGAGAtgccgagatagagagagaaagagagatgcagagagagtttgagggaaggagagagaaagggtttgagttatgagaggggaatttttggggttttgaaaaaagtgtcatattttttttagtttaaaatgtattggtttaagaataaaatattaagattttttaagtatagaaaatcaaatttcctaTAGTATATTTATGTATCTACTGTCACTTGTTTGGTATCATATATAGTGGTTTGTCATATACATAATGGTTTGTGTCACTGATGCAAGGTTGACCCACTCAACTTGACACCACTTTTTTTCGTAATTTTTCACTTTTTGTTCAATTTTTTGTACCATTAATTTTGTTGTCCATTAGTTAGTACACGAAAATACTACTTAATAGTTACGAGAGTCAtttgatttggtacatgttaaagttcaagaatataatataatatatgttaaaATTCAAAGGCATGATTTACTATATGCCAAATTTCAGgaacaaaaatactaattagcctaatctATTTACAAGAATATTAACACATCAAAATATTTGTTTAGAGCTCTCTCATTTTCCtttcccaaaaccaattaggcaAAGATTAGAATTAATTTTGCATAAATAAACTGTATAACTAGGTACTTATTGGAAGACACTACGAGATTAACTTTTAAGAATCTtggaattttgaaatgatattagttgcttaaaataataataataataataataataataataataataataataataataataataataataataataataatgaatcaAAGTATgaaaacaaattttaaattgtGTTTAAAATCATTCCTTCACTATCAAAAAATCTTTGGTTCAATTTTTAGTGCTCTTATTTGTTAACtacaattattaataacaaGGTTTCTATGGAGGCAATTGCTACatcaaaattttcaagtttcttaatttttagtatatttaattatttgtttgacATTGATTATTGTTCATTATTTTTTACTTAGATGATCGAGATAATCTTGATAGTAATTCAAGATTTTAAAAGAAACTTTAGCACTTGAAAGTTCccccaaaattaaataatgtgCTATAGAGATTACTTGCACTTACCAATAAAATCTTAgcttaattaaaacaaaaatgttCAAGTGGATTTTTTGTGCTCACTTTGTGGATTACACTAAGGTGGTGTTTGGTTAAagataatgaaatggaatgagCATTTGTGTTCTATTTGTAGATTATATTAAAGAGTGTCATTTAATTGGAGataatgaaatagaatggaaatgaattaatttttattacatttcatcgtttggttgcattttaaagtattggaatatcATTTCAATGAAATGACTTTCTTACCATTTGGGTGGAATGATATTGTAGCGCTcccacttcaagcctccattgggtcttCTCCTACGGAtttatggctcttatacacgagtacatcACTTTAGCTGCTTCCTAGACTGATAAATGGTCCTACAAATCAACACCAGTGTTCCCAGCATGCTTTGTCACTCGCAAGCTTCTTAAGAAGACTTTCCATGAGGTTACTCATCCTGAAATTAGGGCTGCACACGGGTAGGGTTGGGCTGACCAACCCGAAACTGGGCTGAAAATGTTTTAAATATATTAGGTCGAATAGAGATGTGTTaaaaaactgtgagtcgacttATATGGGTCGAAATTGGGTTGGGCCTTATGTGACCCATATAACTCAACCCAACCCGAATTCTTatgatcaataataaaaaaatataatacatatattacaaTTCCTTTCCATCATAAGGAACATTTTAATGAATAATTCCACTTAACCCAAACACATTACACTcactcatattttaaaatgaaaccctaaaaaaaTGATACTCTCTCTCTGCTCCctcacttctctctctctctaaaactCAAGATCCAGTGATCCACCACCAGCAACAAATCTTGACCAGCCCTAAGCAAGTTGTCAACCACCCCATTTCCACCATCCCGCACCATCGAACCTTGCCAACCACGCCACGAGTCGCTGGCAGCCACTGCACACGAATCCACTGGTAGACGAAACCATTCTTCCACTGCACCAATTGTACGAACTCCTTCCTCTAATCGCACTGCGCACCAGTCACACCATTCTAATCAAGTagtctctcactctctcttttctttcaatttcataTATAATGAATGTATTGTATATTTGTGGATTAGAATTCATTAATACCTAAACCACGCAAAAAATTTCATCTTtactttctattattttatttaatctctttattataatcggtttccaaaaataaacatacaaaaatacacttttaaagtttttaaattataaaaatatattttttttatgcaaaaaaagtaagaaaataattaaaaaatagtaagaaTTCAACTTTAGGAttacataaattaattataaataaactataaagcAATAGTATGACAATTATAATACTATtaaataaccaaaaaaaatacaGCAGAAATGATGCTGCAAGAAGGGAGCAAGGTTGCTGGAAGGTGCCGAGGCATGGTGAGGTTAAAATTAACGTGGATGCTGGTGTGAAGAATGGTGTTGGCTGCTCGGTCTGGGCTGTGTCATGAGAGGTGCGAATGGCGAAGTACTCTATGCTTCGGCCACTGTTTTGCCCAGGGAACAATCACCATTACAACTTGAGCTTTTGGCCATTTTATGGGGGATACAAGCTAGAATGCAGAGACGAATACCACGGTTTATCATTAAATCGGACTGTTTGGAAGCTGTTCAATTAATCCAAAAAAAGGAAGACAGCTACCGAGATGTTGATTGCTTGCTAGATCAAATTAGAATTTTGTTGTCTCATGATTGTGTGATTGGTATCTCCTTTGTATTTCGTGAGGCCAATAAAGTTGCTCGTGTATTAGCCAACTATGCTTTAGTTCACAAAGCTAGTGTCATGTGAACCACTAAAAatctttatttataattattattatttttaaaatttttttaaattattatttttaattctttttaaatatttataattattttttaaaattaaaattacatggaccactaaaaatttgacacgtgtacaagtgtgtacacgtggacagtccactgtgtcacttaactgtgatttttggacggaggtgtgcagagcaaaacggaactagagtttaggtagtttagccgccaaaattttggtttttgtggttaagtgttacaaaccgtaaagttcaggtggtttagccgtcAATAtccctttatttatttatctttttgaataGAATGAAATTTTTATTAAGGCCAGCCGATTAAAAGTCCAAGGACTTGAACAAAATTCGGTAAGCCAAAGCCATCACACTCATTTTGATATTGGTAATGTATGAGCAAAATTCTCATTGAAATATAATGTAGGAACTTTCAAAAGGAAATGTAATCGAAAGAAAGAAATCAACTCCACAATGTTCATTGTTTGACAAAATAAAAATGTCACACAACCAAATAACATATCATATCATATGGTTCATGttctcttcaaaaaaaaaacaaccacCAAACACTAGAATTATTTATACACAGCATAGATGGACATGTAGGTGTAGACTTAGATGGACGGAAATCGCCTTAACTCACAAGGCTTCAGCCACCGGATAATGCATCTTAGTATGCGAGTTCTTCAAAAAGGAAGTCCCGCAATAGGACTTCGAGTCTGGGCTACCAACCGTAAAATCATCAAAATCATCATTAGCATCCACCACCCTTTCACGACTATCAATTGATTTACTATAACAACCACTAGAATTTCCAGAAGATTTACCGCGGTGGTGTTTCTTGTCTTTGCCACTGCTCCCACGAGAACTAGAAGAGCTTCCCTTCTGCCCTTTCTTTCCGTTGTTCTTCCAGTTCTTCTTGCTATTCTTCGACTTGTGCTGCTGTTTCTTGTTTCCTGTGAATGTATGTGATAAGGATGTCGGAATTGGATCGTACACCTCAGGGGCCCATGACACACTAAGCTTCCTCACTGATGCACCCCGTTTCTCACGGCTACCTTTCATGGCAGATACAAGCTTCAAAGGGCTCTGGccataagaaaaatataaaaactaacaTGTGAGCATAGATACTAACAAGTATTTAACATTCATTGCATTATTAACACATGGATTTCTTACAGTTCTTTCTTTATACTCATCAGTTCAATATAGTTCAGTGTAAATATAAAGCCACAAACTTCCTTAGATTTTGACAAAGCAAGCCAATCAACAACTACAGGGAACATCAAGTCAAGACCAATCATAGAAAAGAAACAGTACGACTGAGAAGAAATTCAAACGCATTCTGTCACAGGCAAAGTTATTGACCCAATTGTGAAAATTTCTTATTCATTATGCTCATCAGTTCAAGCTAGTATATTATGCATATAATGCCACACACTCCCTTAACTTTAGCCAATGCAAGAGAAATTCAAACACATCTCTCATTAGCTCAAGCCAATACCAACTGACCAAGCATTTTAAGAAAACCAATACGACTGAAAAGAAATTCAAACTCATCTCTCATTAGGAATCACAGGCAAAGATATTGTCACAAAAGTAACTCCACTATGAAAACAAAGCCATAACCTTCTTTAAGTTCAAACTTTGACAATGCCACATTCTCTCATGGTATGGTACTAGTAATAGtaacttaattaaatacactcatAGCATCAACAATATTACTAACATGGATTCCTTAAAATACTCTTTATACTAGTACTCGTGAGTTCAATCTAGTTCATTATGGATAAATAAAGCCACAAACTTCTTAAGGTTTACAGGGAATATCAAGTGAAGACTAAGATTAAAAGAAAACAGTACAAATCCAAGCTCATTTCGTAAAGCACAAACATAGATATCGCCCCCCAAAGTAATCCAACTAACAAAATTTCTTATAATATTCTTTATGCTCATCAGTTGAAGCTAGTTTATTGTGGATGTAATAAAGCTACAAACTTCCCTAATTAGTGCCAAAGCAAAGATAATCAACAAAATCAAATACGACTGAGAATAAATTCAAACTCATCTTTCATGGTAAAGTAACTAGACTACGAAAACAAAGCCATAACCTtctttaagtttaaaattaaaaactcacAGGCAAAGATATTGAACGAGAGTAGGCATTCCAGGAAGAATCCTTAGAGAAGGATCCTTTCATAGATGTTCCAAGTTCCCCATCCTCTCTATGGGGGCATGGTAAGGATGAACATTTGTTCAGTGACTTCTGAGATTGATTTGCATACTCAATCTCATTCACGTTACTAacatcatcaccatcatcatgATCCTCATTTCCATTAGAAGAATCTTCAAAGTCACATTCCAATTGCTCCACTTGTTCATTTTCCTTAACATGTAAAGTGAGGGAAATTGCAGTGTCAAGTTCATTCACCAAATCATCGACACTATCAAATTCAGTATAGTAATTTTCCTTGACTGAAGATTGCAAACTTCCAAAGCTGGCTACATCTTGACACCACTCCGACTTATCAGAACAAGAGCTAACTTCCATCTACAGACACAGATTCTACCAAGTCCAAACAAACATACATTAACAACACATATCAAATCAATGAATCGAAAttcaaaagaaaattaaaaaacaaacctGGAAATCGTATTGATACGGCGATCCAAGCTTTGTATTAATCGTCAATCCCAaagatcaaaaaataaaaacagaaacCCAGAAACCCTAGCTAAAAGCTAAGAGGTAAACAGATAGGTATagaggaaaagaaaagaaatccaaatcaaaatcaaagaacaaaaaaaaacctaatGTTAACTAAGATTACCACGACGATCGCTTTTTTCAAGATGTTTCAGACGATGAGTACAAGAGCCACCATGAAAGGAAGTGACACAAGGAAGCAAAGGACGTCTAATGGGCACCGAAGGCATTATACGATGCTCTTCGAAACCCACTTTCCCcttataaaccctaaaatttctacagattcaaaaaaaaaacacacacaaacAACAAAACAGCTTGCTGCTAATAGTTTCTGTCACCGAAATCAAACACAAATCAATAAACGAATCAGAGATTCAGATCAGTGGAGAATCATCCTAAAGATCGGATCACAGAGAGAAAGAACTGATACgaaacgaagaagaagaagaagatgaggtTAAAGGAATAATGGGAATGAGTCAGATATTTTGATTTGGATAATTGAGTCATTGACCCATCTATAATGGCGGTCTTCTTATCTCATCTGAACCGTACACGTGTCCTCTGACAAGACTTAACATTGGGCCTCTTTCTAGGGCTTTCCCCAACAAAAAATGGGCCCACCAACAATAATTTCGcgcatttttttcaaaaataccatttttcttGGTTTGCAATTTGTTATTTGCAGAAATGAAATTGGTATAAAATTAAAGACGAAAACGATGAATGAACCATAAAATCTGATAATACTTTCTCATTGATTTAAAATCAGTCACTATATAAAcaatatcatcatcatcaaaatcaAAAAAGAACTAAACAAAGCCTTAATCATCATCACCATCGCCATTAACATAAACAAGATCTCGAAAATCTAAGAACTGGTGAACTTCGTAACAGCCTTGGTTCCTTCAGAGACAGCGTGTTTGGCCAACTCACCAGGAAGAACCAATCGAACAGCGGTCTGAATCTCCCGAGAAGTGATCGTTGGCTTCTTATTGTACCTAGCCAAACGAGACGATTCCTGAGCAAGCTTCTCGAAAATGTCATTGATGAAGGAATTCATAATTCCCATGGCTTTTCCAGAAATTCCTATATCAGGATGAACTTGTTTCAGAACTTTGAATAGGTAAATCTTGTAAGTCTCCATGCTCTTCttgattttcttcttcttcttgtcaCTTGTTCCTTCTTTTGAGATCTTCTTCTCGACCTTAGCCGTTTTCTCTGCTGCTACTGGCTTCTTCTCCGCCGCCGGCCTCTTCTCGCCTTTCGTTGGTGCCATTTTCGAATTCGGAGGGTTTCTTTCGATAGAATCGAATCGGAGAAGAGAGAAAGGTAAAGCAATGAGAGATTGAATGGTGAAATCAGAGTTGGGGAAAGAAACTCTTTATATAGAACTAAGTTATATTCTGATTGGATGAGAACTTTTGTTGCGGATCGATGACGTGGCAAGTGTTTTGTCTGTTGGATTGAATTGGACGGCTGTGATTATACCATTTATAGTACTGAGGCTGGTTCGCTCATAATACAACGGCTAATCGAgactttctaatttttattttttttgagaaaacaaGAGTATTTTTGGAAATAATATGCCACACGTTTGTAATACATTCTCTTTACATTTCTATTTATTTCTTCAACATAAGTggtatttgttattttttataagtcacgctatataatttttttttgttagtaatatttttaaaaattattttcttaaaattatgtttgacttgatatttaattacactaataataatagtatgatataatattattatatcaagaaatataatattattattgatataatttaatatcagatcttacttattttacttttataaaatattgctATTAGGTAGAGGCAGACTCACATTGTAGCGAGAGGAGACAGTCGCcctccttaaaaaaaaatcgtaaaaaaaatgtatattcattttagttagttacaacatatatataataaaagatTATTTTTATAGACATAATAGTAGAATTGATATAATGGTTTAAGTAGATTACATATATGCTAGAGGTCGAAGGTTCAAATCCCATTAACAAGGTCCGTTGTATAAGAATCAATAATTATTTGCATATTATATCAACTCAGAAACACATGGCgacatatttttttaacttattaaATACTTGGTCCAATAATATGTCGCCACATATTTTTGAGTTGACACTTAACGACCAAAAAAAAGTAcgacaataaaaaaattgtaaaataaaatatttttgccgccactatttttaattaaggtcaTATGTGTAACAATTGTAAATGTTAAAAGAGTTTCACTACTAATAtccctaatataatttataattttttacattttatatatatttaataaagattttatatgctttcaataaaaaattaatatttttattgacttttttttaatttttttcatgaaaaatgattaattttaCCCCTAATACATTAGAGTATTATTATAAAAGTTAAGTgaaacataatattaattttttttttaagttaaatttAACTTAGATGGTCTTAGTTACTTGAAATAAGGTCACCTTATTAAATTAGTAAGGCCCATTagtataaaagaatattcaataAGTGTTGGTTATTAAAGATTTGAACTTTAAAGCCTTAAatctaaaagaaaaataacataGACAAATAATGAGAACAAACTTCATCTCCACATTTAGGAAGGCTGCACCTTACACAACCAAAATAGGacttgttgaattagaaaaaaggggagaaaaaaaaagacttGGTTTGAATTCCATAAGGATTGGAATAGGAGTAGTTGGTTTCTAGTCACTTTCACAATTTATTCACTTGTATTatgttttcaaaataaaaaagaaatattgtATAGTCAAACCCTTTTATTCAAAGTTCATTTATGCAACTTTTGTTTAAAGTTTCTTAGCTTTGTAACAATCAATGGAAGAGAAACAAATGGCTTTAACATATAGCAACTTTTAATGTGAAAATATTATGACCAAACAACTTGGCCCCAAAGTGTGCATCATTACATGAGCTGAGATGAGATGAAGTTCCACATTTCCACTCATATGAAACTACTGAAAAGCTCCTTTCGAAAACTGAAGCTACCAACACTCACTCCTCTCCAGTCCTCTGAACTAAACTCTGTAACAAGAAACAAAATATCTGTTATAATAAACAAAACCCCTTCTAAAAACAAGACCAAGACCAAACTTTGAAAATGAACTTTAGGTATGTCATTACACAGCAGATATGACCCTTGTAGCTTGATTCAAACACAGTAATCACAATTCACAAGCAACCCAAAACTAGATCAAAATAGGAAGAGAAAGTTGATGTTAAAACAAGTGTAGTTGTATTGACACAACTCAAACCGAAACATTTAATATGTTCGGGCCAGCCACCAATACACATGATCATAAAAGCCATATAAATTACTGAAGGCATTGCAATCATTTGATACTTCCCAAGCATAAGTGGATGATCTATTTCATTGTTAAAGATAACTATGCTTTTGTAGAGAAGAATGAATATTAGAGCTTAAAGGCTGATTTTTTTATTGAGTtacatttttaaatttagaGAAGTGCTAAAGTGAAGCATTAAGTGCTCAACACtctaaaatttagaatattggTTTCCAACAGATGGATTAGCTACAACTAATTCCATGTACCTTATATCAATGCTCTTAAATATATGGAGTTCCATGATAAACCCCAAGTTAGTAGAATAGGATACAAAGGGTATTTGGGCCATTGTATTAAGAGTACTGTTTGGGAAGGAATACAATAGTATATATAGAATACTAAGGAGAATAGAAGGGTATGCAATGTATGAGTGTTCTCTTTGCATCAAAGGTCCAAAAGGGCCATTCCTTTTGTGTAGTGTTCCTTTTTCAGTAATACAAAGAAGGCCATAGCTGTAATGGCCATAGTTTGTTGCTCTGTTATTGTTCGATCGGTTTGGTTCTTAACATTTGGTATCAGGTTTTTCGGGTCTTATCATTCCAACTCAAAAGAAATGGGGTGACCCCATGATCTCATAACCAATTAACATGTTTACATCTACTCAATGTGCTATCTCATTCATTCAATATCTCATTACACATTCCAAATTGCAAATCCACCCTTCTCTAACAGTCAATGATCTTCATCAAGTATTACCACAATCAATCCTAAAATCATGTTGAATATCTCTTCAGACAATCCATAATTCTCTAAGCTAAATCACATCTTAACTTATCAAAAGCAAAACACACAAAACCAAGAAATTAATGCACAAGTTTATAACAgttgttttaaaaaaacaaacctTGAAGAATCAGCATTCATATTCCGATGTAGAATTCGACCCTGACCAACCCCACCATCATCGATTAATTCCCTAAGCCCCAAATTCACAACTTTCTCCTCTTCGACCACCAccacctcttcttcttcttcttcttcttcttcttcctcttccttTCTCTTACTCTTCCCCTGAACTCTCTCAAAGTAATTCCCATATATATACTCAGGAGTATACCCATTATCTTCATCAAAAAGCATGATATGACCATGCCACTCCCAAACCCTATATTCAGAATCCTGCTCCTGATGAAACCCAACACAGACGTGATTTTCAGCGATGGTGACAGCCTGGCCAGAATTAGGCTTGAGTTGGTCTGTCTTTCCGGTTAGGATGAGGCGAATTATCTCCTTCTCGAGCTTGGATTCTTCTTTGGCGAGCTGGGTTTTGGAACTGTCGTCATCTTCGTAATCTTCGTCGGAGAAATTGGCGGAGTCGAAGAGAAGGTCTTCGAGGGATTGGGATTGGGATTGGGATTGGGATTGAGAGAGGGAGAATAAAGGGTTATTGGGTGGTCGAATACGGAGTCTGCCCATGAGGGTTTGGAGGAGAAGGTTGTCTATGTTGCTGCCGTTGTTGTTGAAAGAAGCCATTTTtgtagagagaaagagaataaGGGTTTTAGGAAGAAGAAAGGGTTTTGGGGAAATATATTTGTGAATTAGGGAGGAAGAAGAATTgtcatacaataaaataaaattaaattagagatactttcaaggttttcaattttatttctggagtaaataaatatactagaacctctatttaagaatactctatttaaaaataacgtctaatttattataaaaaaaaattaagtttcaatttaggccagttataaataagaataacctttaaattgtaattagttatatattttttaaatctcgtattaataaagtatatatagaaaataattctattatgatatagtattaaggattatttattattattgttattacattgatattttaggtattttaattttttttcctagtgTAACTTTATCTAATTATAACCTcttaattagaatataatttgctTAGTACTAAGTGTATTCTTAAATTTTGAAGAGTCATTTCAATCTTTTGGGGGACTCAAAAATCTGTCAATAAATGACGAACCCCGTGAtagatagaggttctactgtagttAAATTTAACTTTTTACACTAATTTTCGTAGATATTAagctattaatattattttttattggtatatttaaattaatttttaaataaaaaataaaaatttaatgacttcacTAATTAAAGATTGTCACTTGTCAATTTACTTGATACTTACACAGTATCCACAGaattcaaaattataacttagctattattacaatgaaaaattaaatataagtatttatttttaagcgagagttaaacttagatatttatactgtaaattacttttatttttttttacatttttaccattttggtctaaatttagagaaaattaccaaaatatattttgttttctgttttattaaaACCTATTTTGTTGTTTAGTGAACATGATTTCTTTGGTCTTATAATTCATGCATGTAAAATTTACTTGCCGGTATGAGGAatgtttttattagttttatcaAGCGGACAATTAATTCGGCGGCTCATGCATTTGTTAGACTATTTTCAATGAGAGATataaaagttgagtttgagtgattgtttatgtactaaaatatgctccctagactttgatatctactaaattatgctcctcaaact
Encoded here:
- the LOC115697578 gene encoding uncharacterized protein LOC115697578 isoform X1 is translated as MEVSSCSDKSEWCQDVASFGSLQSSVKENYYTEFDSVDDLVNELDTAISLTLHVKENEQVEQLECDFEDSSNGNEDHDDGDDVSNVNEIEYANQSQKSLNKCSSLPCPHREDGELGTSMKGSFSKDSSWNAYSRSISLPSPLKLVSAMKGSREKRGASVRKLSVSWAPEVYDPIPTSLSHTFTGNKKQQHKSKNSKKNWKNNGKKGQKGSSSSSRGSSGKDKKHHRGKSSGNSSGCYSKSIDSRERVVDANDDFDDFTVGSPDSKSYCGTSFLKNSHTKMHYPVAEAL
- the LOC115697578 gene encoding uncharacterized protein LOC115697578 isoform X2, with product MEVSSCSDKSEWCQDVASFGSLQSSVKENYYTEFDSVDDLVNELDTAISLTLHVKENEQVEQLECDFEDSSNGNEDHDDGDDVSNVNEIEYANQSQKSLNKCSSLPCPHREDGELGTSMKGSFSKDSSWNAYSRSISLPSPLKLVSAMKGSREKRGASVRKLSVSWAPEVYDPIPTSLSHTFTGNKKQQHKSKNSKKNWKNNGKKGQKGSSSSSRGSSGKDKKHHRDSKSYCGTSFLKNSHTKMHYPVAEAL
- the LOC115697578 gene encoding uncharacterized protein LOC115697578 isoform X3, translated to MEVSSCSDKSEWCQDVASFGSLQSSVKENYYTEFDSVDDLVNELDTAISLTLHVKENEQVEQLECDFEDSSNGNEDHDDGDDVSNVNEIEYANQSQKSLNKCSSLPCPHREDGELGTSMKGSFSKDSSWNAYSRSISLPSPLKLVSAMKGSREKRGASVRKLSVSWAPEVYDPIPTSLSHTFTGNKKQQHKSKNSKKNWKNNGKKGQKGSSSSSRGSSGKDKKHHRAQTRSPIAGLPF
- the LOC133036319 gene encoding probable histone H2B.3; translated protein: MAPTKGEKRPAAEKKPVAAEKTAKVEKKISKEGTSDKKKKKIKKSMETYKIYLFKVLKQVHPDIGISGKAMGIMNSFINDIFEKLAQESSRLARYNKKPTITSREIQTAVRLVLPGELAKHAVSEGTKAVTKFTSS
- the LOC133036318 gene encoding uncharacterized protein LOC133036318, whose product is MASFNNNGSNIDNLLLQTLMGRLRIRPPNNPLFSLSQSQSQSQSQSLEDLLFDSANFSDEDYEDDDSSKTQLAKEESKLEKEIIRLILTGKTDQLKPNSGQAVTIAENHVCVGFHQEQDSEYRVWEWHGHIMLFDEDNGYTPEYIYGNYFERVQGKSKRKEEEEEEEEEEEEVVVVEEEKVVNLGLRELIDDGGVGQGRILHRNMNADSSRV